CTTGTCCTTATCCTGCATATTGGAATAAACGTGAGCCATGCCGAGCAAAGCGGGTAAATGAGTCGAATTATGATCCAGAGCCGTTTGATAAGCTTGAAGGGCTTGAGCTTGCAGCGAATCCTTTTCATGTGTCGGGCGATTGGGCTGTAAAGCTGCTTCCGCGCGGACATCCCCAACGGCTACCAGTGTTTCGGGACGAGTATTAGCATCTTCTTTCATCACAGTAGTGGCGGAAGTATTTTCCCGCTGAAAGGGTTTCATGCAACCCGCGGAAAAGAGAATAGGCGTAGCTACCAACATAAGCATCCGTGCTTGCATCGTGAATCCCCCCGAATTCAAGTGATCGTCCTTCGAAAAACCCGGGGTGGAACCGCTGTGCGCGCCACCCTAGATTCTCGAGAATATGGGGTGTTCGGTACCAGCCTAGAATTCTGCGATAAAACTCGCAGCCGCTTCGACGATCAGGTCGCGCGTTAAATGCACAGGATGCCGTCTGTATCGACAGATTGATTGAACAATCTCCAATAAATCGCGACAATCACTGGCGCGAGGGCTTCTCCCCCTGGTGTAATAACGCTCGTACAAATAATCGACTCCCTCGGGGGTCGGGGTCATTCCAAGCTTCTTGCAATAGTTATTGAAAATTTTCTCGTAGATATCCCGCGTAGGGGCATGGACCTGAACCTTGTGCCGGATACGTCGCAAGAACGCATCGTCCACCAAATCCTTCGGATCCAGGTTAGTCGAGAAGATAATCAACTGTTCGAACGGCACTGCAAACTTCTTACCGTTGGAAACGGTCAAGAAATCGTGCCGGTCTTCCAACGGCAGAATCCAGCGATTCAGCAATTCTTTAGGACTGACAATCTGGCGACCGAAGTCGTCGATCAAAAACACTCCACCGTTGGCTTTGAAGTGAATAGGCGCCTGATAGAAGTTCGCTTCGGAATTAAATCGCAAATCCAGCATATCCAGGGTCAATTCCCCCCCGGTCACAATGACTGGACGGCGTATGCGCACCCAGCGGGGATCGATGTTCCCAGTGGTGAGTAACCTTCTTACCGTTGCATCGCCATCATCTGTACGCAGGTCGATCGTTTCATCGACGGCGTGGAGCGAAGGATCGAAGCAAGTAACGATGTGGCCATCGGCGATGAAAGCGTAGGGAATATAAATCGCCCCGCCGGAGTTATTCATGAATTCGCCGATCGCCCGGGCGATGGCGGTCTTACCGTTTCCGGGAGGGCCGTAAATGAATACCGATTTTCCGGAAACCACTGCCGGGCCAATGGCGTTGAACAAATCTTCTTTGATGACCAGGTGGGTAAAAGGAGGACGCAGAAGCTCAGGAGTACAGCGAATTCCCGTTACCGCCTGACGATAGGTCTGTTCCACATAATCTTCAATGGGAACTGGAGCGGGTCCGACGTACCCGCAGATCTGCATCACTTCGGAGGATCGCTTACGGCCCAGATCGGTCAGGGCGTACTTATAGCTCACTTCCCCAACCAGATCCCCGCCTTGAACTTCGATGCATTTTTCGCCTTTCAAAAAATTCAATTGATCGCGAATGATTTTAAAGGGCAGGCAGAGAAACTGTGCGAGATCCCGTCCGAGCATGGAGCCGCGAATATAAATCGACTTGAGAATCATGTCGTTGACGAATGATTCTGTAAGCCCCGATTCTTTCAGGGTTTCTGGAATCACCGGACCTTCCAACCCTGAGTTGAAATCCCAGTCCGAGTTCGAAGAACTTCGACTTTGGGAACGACTGGCGGATGTGACCGAATTAGTTTTCATTGTGCTGAGTCTCGAAGCGATAAAGCCCAATAATTACCTGCGCCAGCGGCCGCGGGTGATGATGAATATCCCCACTGCTCCCAGCAGCAGCACGATGCTCACAATTCCGTTCTCGGTCACGAGAACGTGCGTCCAGTAGTTGAGAAAGTTCTGCCAATAGAGGTAGAAGCTTCCCGAAAGGCCGAACAAGTATGGCGTACTGTGAAGTAACATTAGCGTGAACAGGAAAGATAATGGGACATCTGAAATGAAACATAGCATAAAAAAAACCGGGGAGTCTAATGACTCCCCGGCAACTTGAGAATTATCGAAAAGTTTTTACTAGCGAGGCGTTACGCCGGTGCCAGTACCGGTTCCCCCGGTATTACCCGCATTCCCGGTGTTGCCGGTATTCCCAGTGTTGGTGTTGTTATTGGTGTTACCGCCGGTCGCACCACCGCCACCGCCGCCTCCGCCCGTCGCGCCGCCGCCGGCCGCACCACCAGCCGCTCCACCGCCACCGCTGTAATTACTGAGCTGAGCCGTGGTCGCATTTCGAGCGGAAATTGCGGATATGCTCGGATCCGACGGATCGTGAATGTAAACTTCGAAGCTGGTAGGACGACCCGCGGTTCGGGAGGCCAGATATTTCTTGATGGCCGCGATTCGCTTGGCGTCCAGATCTCGCTGCTTCTCCGAGAAAGCAGTGGGATTTTCCGCGTTGTACGGTATGTCCGTAGCGGTTGCCAGGAACAGCCGGGAATCCGGCGCTGGACGGCGTCGCACCAGTTGATCCAGTTTGTCGAGCCCTGAAACATTCAACTTGTCAGTTTCTGCTTCAAAGTTGTAGTTGAAAATCGTCTGATCTAGGATGTGCCCGTTGTGAACCTGGGCAGCATACAGAGACATCGTGTTAGCACGCGCCGTGGAATTGTAACGTTCCATGGCACATGGATCGACTGCCTCATGGTAGCGATCGCATACCTGGCAGCCCGTGGACAGCGATAAACCAAACATCCCGACGCCGATCGACAGGACGCGAACAACCTTCACCATGGAAAGTCCTCCCCTCGTATTTCTACTCCTGCTGTTAGAATCGGTAGGAAGAGTATCTCCAGTTTAATCTTTCTCGCCCGTTTTATCGGACTTGCCCGACTTAATGGAATTTAACTAAACGAACAATGCCGGTGCAATCGGCCGATTCTATGAAATCGACTGATCGCACAGGCACTGTAAAATTTCCTTTTCGTCCTTCAGATCAACCGCCGCCCTTCAGAAGCCCCTTCTGAATCTGAATCGCCGCAGGTCCGCAAAGTACGACGAAGATAGCCGGGAAGATGAAGAGCACCAGAGGGAAGATCAACTGCACCGCCGTTTTCTGGGCCTTTTCTTCAGCGATCTGTCGACGCTTGATTCGCATCGAGTCGGATTGCACTCGCAGGGCATGACCGATGGAAGAACCAAATCGATCGGCCTGAATCAAGATCGCTGCCAGGCTTCGCATATCGTCAACGCCCGTTCGCACACCGAGATCGTGTAGCACTTCTCGTCGCGGACGGCCCATCTGCAATTGCATGTTTGCCAAAGAGAATTCTTCAACGATCACTTTAGCATGCTCGCCCATCTCTTCAGTGACTTTTCGCATGGCGGCGTCCAAACCCAGGCCGCTTTCCACGCAAACCACCATCAAGTCCAGGGCATCGGGCAACGAGAGGAAGATTTCCTTCTGACGGCCTTTCTTCAACTGGCCTAAAACGATGCTGGGAACGTACAGGCCGATACCGGCTCCGACGATTACCCACTGCATGGCTTCGAGAGATAATCCGGCGGTTGGGAAAGCATAGGCACAAGCTACACCTGTGAAGAACAGGAAGCTGGCCATCCGAATGCCGTAGTAAACTTTCGGTGCGTTGTCGGATCGGAAACCCGCATTGGCGAGGGTCACCTTCAAGTTATTCTTCTCCAACTCCGATTGAGGCTGCATGGCCGAACCGAGTTTGGAGATCTTTTCCTTCAGGCTGCTGAAACGATTTTCGGAGTCGTTCTTATCCCCCGATGCCGGATTTTCCAGATCGTGGTAGGATTTGGGTCGACCCAGACGAGCCAGGCGTTCTTCAGCCTGGTTGGTGGATTTACTGAAACTGCTCATCAAAAACCAGGCAATACCCATGCAGAGCAGAAAAGCGATCATGGGAAGCAGTTCGTTCATCGTAAGCGCGGCCAGTAACATTGCTGAGACTCCGGTTGTGTAGTTCGACTTCCCCAATTAAACCTTGATATCCACGATTTTCTTGATGGAGTACGCCCCGATGAGCATAAGTATGATCGCTCCAATACTCATCTGGACCCCCATCGGATCCTTCCACAACTGTTCCACGTAGTCCGGTTTCATCTGAAGTAACATCAGGAACAGGCCGATCGGCAACGCGATCAGAACGATACCCGACAAACGACCTTCGGCCGTGAGTCCTTTAATCAGACCCATAATCTTGATGCGTTCGCGAATAATGTAACCGATACGATCCAGAATTTCCCCGAGGTCCCCCCCCGTTTGACGCTGGATGGCCACCGAGGTGACGAAAAAGCGAACGTCGAGGTTCGGGATGCGTCGGCTCATGTTATCCAGAGCTTCTTCGACGCTGATGCCCATATTCTGCTCGTCGTAGACTCGTGCAAATTCCTTGGAAATCGGAGGAGGCAATTCTTCCGCGACCACGTGCATACCGGAATTCAAGGAGTGGCCGGCTCGCAGAGCTCGTGCCATCAATTCCATCGCATCGGGCATCTGATTGGCAAACTTCTTCAATCGCGAAGCGCGTTTGAACCAGACCCAGATCAACGGCATGACGCCAAACACGAGTGCCCCGACGGGAGCAACGTAGAAGTTGACAACACCGCCGATCAGGAAGAAACCGGCACCGGCCAAACAGAGGGCCACTCCGAAGAGTTTGGAAGGCTCCATTTTCACGTCGGCCTGCTCGAAGTAGAGACCGACATCGAAGGACTTGGGAATTAATCTCTGAAGCAGCGATTTGGTGTTCACAGAGTCCAGGGCCTGCTTCAGCAGCATATCGGACTGAGAGCTGCTGGCTGCCGCTGGTCCACCCCGGCCAACCAACTGGTCGAGACGTTCGACGTTACGATTATTGCCGGAATCACGAAGAACGAAGGCCGCGATCCCAACGAGACCGGATACGCCTAAAAACGCTAGCATTGAAATTACTGTGGGATCCATTGCGGAAATTCTCGCTGAAGGTCGGGGTGCAGATCCTAATGGCCCTACTACGAGAGCCAATTATTGCCAATATAGAACACTAATCGCGGAGCAGAACTCTTTCGCTGAACATATTTGAAGGTAATTTGACACCTTTAGCTTCCAAACGGGACACGAAACTCGGGCGAACCCCGGTGGCTTCGAACTGTCCGTACGCACGACCGTTCTGGTCGACGCCCACTTGTTTGTAACGGAAGACTTCCTGCATGACGATAACATCCTGTTCCATGCTGAGCACTTCCGTGATGCTGGTAACCTTACGAGGACCCCCTTGGAGTCGGTTCGCCTGAATAACCAGGTCAACGGCGGAGGCAATCTGCTGTCGCATCGCCTTGATCGGCAACTCGAAACCCGCCATCATGATCATGGTTTCCAATCGGGCCATCGCATCGCGAACCGTGTTGGCGTGCAGAGTGGTCATCGAACCGGAGTGACCAGTATTCATAGCCTGAAGCATGTCGAGGGTTTCGCCGCCGCGACACTCGCCGATGATGATTCGTTCAGGACGCATACGCAGGGCGTTGCGAACCAGATCGCGGGTCGTCACCGCGCCTTTGCCTTCGATGTTCGGCGGCCGGGTTTCCAGTCGGACCACGTGATCCTGCTGGAGTTGCAATTCGGCCGCGTCTTCGATGGTTACCAATCGTTCATCGCTCGGGATGAAACTCGAAAGCGTATTCAAAAGCGTCGTCTTACCGCAACCGGTACCTCCCGAGATCACGACGTTCAATCGGGATTTGATGCACGCTTCCATCAACATGGCCATTTCGGGCGAAAAGGCCTTGTAATTCAGAAGGTCCTCGAGCTTCAGCGGATTCGAACCGAATCGGCGAATGGAAAGCGAGGCCCCATCCAGAGCAATCGGCGGAATCACCGCGTTCACGCGCGAGCCGTCCGGCAGACGGGCGTCGACCAGAGGTGAAGTTTCATCCACGCGGCGGCCGATTTTCGAAACGATACGATCGATGATTTGAAGCAGGTGATCGTTGTCGCGGAATATCACATCCGATTTTTCGAGTTTACCGCGACGCTCGATGTAAATGTTTTTGGGACCGTTGACCAGGATATCGCTGATGGTCGGGTCTTTCAGTAGCGGTTCCAGCGGTCCGAAACCCAGTGTCTCATCGAGAATTTCTTCGATGAGTTTTTCGCGCTCCATGCGGTTGAGGAGCGGATTTTCGGTGTCGCAAAGATGTTCGATCACCCGGCGAATATCGCGCCGGAGATTCTCGCTGTTCAGATCCTTAACGCGCGTGAAGTCGAGTCTTTCGACCAACTTGGAGTGGATCTGGCGCTTGAGTTCGTCGAAGTTTTTATTGCCGCCCCCACCGGAGCTTTGAATGGTGGACGATAAGGTTCGGCCGCCCTGGTGGCTCAAGCTGTTGAGTTTGGACAATCCCTGTTGCAATCGCGACATCGCTTCTACCTCTTGCTGTCAATCACGCCGTCGAATCTTGGTGAAGTATCATCAATCCACGATCAGCTGAACCAACCCTTTTTCTTGGCGTTGTCGGCCACGTTGATGGATCGCCCCATAATCGCCTGAGCTAATCCCTGGATGCTTTGCTGGGCTCGGCACTTAGGCGCCATCTTGATCAGAGGTTCGCCGTGGGTGCGCGATTGCATCACAGTTTTGGAATCATTGGGAACCTGCCAGTAGATCTTCTTGCCGATGACTTCTTCCGCCTTTTTGAGCGTAATGCCATCCTCGAGGTGATCTGAACCCGATCGATTGACCACAATCTCGACCTTCTCGCCCAGTTCCGGCTCCTGATTCAGGGCATGATTCAAACGTACCACATTCCGGAGAGCGCTGAGCTCCAATTGCGTTACCAGCAGAATTTTATCGGACATCCGAAGGGCCATCAGGTCCGTTGGTAACAGCGATTTCGTCAAATCGATGATCAGATAGTTGTAACTGATCTTCAAAAGGTTCAATATTCGCTCGATGTGACCTTCATGAATAATACTCACATCCGTCAATTCCAGCGGATGCCGCAGAACGGATAAACCGCTCGATTCGTGCTTGACAAGCGCCCGACGCAGGTAATTCATGTCGAGCCGTTCGATGTTGCGAGCCAGATCGGCGAGGCTGATGTTCTCATTCCCTGGCAGTTCGATGGCGATATCGGCATCTCCCAAGGCCAGGTCGAGGTCGATTAAAGCCACGTTGTTTGCCGGGTCGGCCGCGAGTGTGGCGGCCAGATTCACGGCGATAGTCGTGCAACCGACGCCGCCGCGGGAACCGAGAACCGTAACGATTTTGGAAGAATTCGTCCGTACCGTACTGGGGGCCGCGGAACTGTCTTGCTGTCCCACCGGCGCGGAAGAAACTTCGCTAAGGGCGCGACGCAAAGTCGAGAGTAAATCTTCGAGATTGATCGGCGGTGAGATGAAGTACCGGGCGCCGCGTTGTAGAGACTGTAGGAGAGTCCCACTATCGTCGCTGATTGTCAGAATAGGCAGCTTCGGATACATCGAAGCCACCTGGCTGATCATATTCAGAGCTTTTTGTCGATCGCCATCCAAAGCGACAATCACCAGTTCCGGAAGGGAGTTCTGAATGACGTCGAAGAAATATTCATAACGGGCACATTCCGCTTCCAGCCAAACGAAATCCACGCCTAACAGCATGGTTCGCAGCGATTCGCGGGAGGCTTCAGTCGGGTCGACAATGGCAATACGATGCATAATCTTACCATCAAATAATCGAACCGCGACGAGTCGCGGTTCGAATAATTAAGTCAATTCGATCTCGAAACTATCGAGGCACCGGCAGAGGCGGGAGAGCCGGTCGTCCCCCCGGCGGGATAGCCGAGAGAGGAACGCTGGACGGATCCTGAATCTGAGGTTGCGATCGATCGATTTCATATCCACTTCCCCCCACGTTCGGCAGGTTGGCCGGAACGGGAGCAGGGATCGTCATGGTGCTGGTTCCCACAGTCGCCTTGCCAACCGAAGTCGGTACCGCGGTGACTGTGATCGTATTCGCGTTCGTCGCGGGAGCCGTCTGCGAGACAATCGGTTTCGCAGCGACAGTTCCCGGTGCACAAGTCGTGCACGCTGGGGTCACGCAGGCCCCGGTTGCACAACCGGCCGTTCCCGTACCGCAGTTGTTACCGCAAGGATAAGTCGCGGCGGTCGGATCATTCTTGTACGCGGCTCGATACCGCTTGCCATCGAACACATTCCGCTGTCCGCGTGGCAGTTCCATCATCGCTTCCAGGAAGAACTCATAGTCATCCGGAAGTCGCGTTTCCTGACCCGGCAGGCGGTTCGGAAGCTGCGAGCAGTCCATCGCATCGACTAGATGCGGGGTGACCAGAATCACCAGTTCCTGTTCGTCTTTCTCATCCGCGGCCACACTCCACAGAGCCCCGAAGAAGGGGATGTCGCCGAGCAAAGGCACTTTAACATTGTTGGCCGTGACGGAAGTCTGCAAGAGTCCGCCGATGGCGAAGGTCTGCCCTGGTTCCAACACCACCGAGGTCGTAATCGAGTTTTCCGAGAGGAAGGGCGAGGTTCCGAAGCTGGTCGTCAAAGCCGAACCACCCGGACCATTCACACTTCGCACTCGCGGAGCCAACTCCAGGAAGATCTTGCCGTTCCCGTAAACGATCGGCGTGTAAACCAGTTCGGTACCCACCGGTCGATAATCCACGCCCGGTCCGGTGATCCCGGAAGCGGGGCCGATAACGGGCTGCTGACCCCCTACCAACAACGATCCCTGTTTACCGCTCTGAGCCACCAACTTGGTCTCAGCCAAGAATTTGGCCACGTTTTCCGTCTTCAGGGCCTGCAGCATTCCCTGGAAGTTCGCCGGAACGATCCCGAAGGGCAAGTTACTTGCGGTACTACTGGTACCGGCGATCGTATTCACGGGGGAAGTATAGACCCCAACACCCGTTCCGTTGGAAGCCACTGCACTCACATTGACCAAACCGCCCAGGATGCTACCCGTACTGAAGGTCGATCCCTGGACTACCCAGGAGAAGCCTCGGTTTCGAGCTTTGGTTCGGCTCACACTCGCGATCGTCACGTCGAGTTGAACCTGACTCACTCCGCCCACCGTCATCGCATTGATGACTGAGCCGCCTCCGGCTCCCGCACCGATACCGGCGAAAGCGGCATTGGCAATTTGCAGGATCGGATCGATGTCGGCCGAGTGGGCCACGTTACCGGTCAGAACAATTCGGTTCTGACCGAACGGTGTAATTTCAATATTTGCAGTAGGAAACTTACTTCGGATCAGCGTTCGCAGGGCTTCGATATCGGCCTGCACGATGATCTCGTAGGTTTCTTCCGTGTTACCCGATATCAGGGTAATTTTGGCAGTACCGATCGATCGTCCGAGCAAGATCACTCGGGTCGGATCCGTACTGTCGGCGATCACCTGCACTACCGCAGGGCGGTCGCTTTCGACTTTAGTTATCGGTTGCTTCACTCGCATCTGCAACCGAACGGTGGTTCCCACGGGAACCAAAACTCCCCCGGTACGATCCGTTTTGGGGGCCTGGGCGGGCTGAATCACTTCCTGGGAAAAGGCTGCGCCGCCTCCCAGGATCAGGCCCAGGGACAGAGTCATCATAGACCAGCGTCGTGCTGAAAAGAAACGGTGCATCCTATCACCTCTTTACCTTGAAAAAGTGGGCATCCGACCCACCCCTGCCATACCACCGAACAAGTAATCTCCCCCTCGAAAGGGGGGATTGAATTTTTTTACTTCAAAGTCACGCGTTCTTTAGTGGATCCATCACCCGGTTGAGCGGGCTTGGCATCCTTCTGTTCCTTCTTCTCTTCGGTCTTGCTGGAGTTGCCGGCATCGCCCGCTACTCCCCCATCCAACCGTCGCCATCCGCCAGTTTCGGTCTCTTCGTAAATCACGTCGACCGAGTTACCACCCTCCTGGATGGTCATGGTGATGGTCTTTTTCTTCTTCGCCGGTTCGGGATCTTTCAGAACCGTAACCGGTGCTTTCTTCACTTCGGTATCCGAGAGCGATTCTTCCACCAGCATTTGTCCGGCCAGAAGATCGGTCGTCAGGTACTTATTTTTCAGATCGCTCGCGTTGATCGACAGCTTACCCGGGAATTCCCCATTTTTCAGAGCGACTTCTTTTTCTTCCACCAGTTCGCTGAGGTTCGCTTCCGTAATCTTTTCATTCTGCTTCAACGTCTTCTTGACGAACCAGGCCTTGACGAAATTTACTGCCGGGGCCGGGGGAGCTTCTTCTTTTTTCTCCCGGTCCATACCAGGCATATCCTTCAGAACGATGTCGTAACCGGTCTTCAGGGTATCGTCATAAGGCTGCTTGTCGTCTCGCAGCAACAAGCTCATCCCGCTATCTTCGAACAACTTCAACAGCTGTGCGTCCTCATCTTTGACCGCAATCGTACAGGTGTTCAACTGCTGTATCGCCGGGTTAGCCTCTTTGCGGTCCTTATCGTCAATCGAAAGAACCAAGGCATTTCGCATCAGTCGAACCGGTCTTCGAATCCGGCTGTCTTTCAGGTCGACCACCATCCCCAGCACGTCCACGTGATCGCCCGGTTTGACGAAGCCGGACACGGCCTTATCCACCGAAATCTTGATCGCAAATCGCTTGTGACCCGGGGGCAGAACCACATCCGGTGCATTCGAGATATCCAGAGCGGTAAACCAGCTCTTGGCTGGCTTGGTCGCGGAGATCTTTTTGCCTTTCAGGGCGTTCGGATCGGTAATCGCATCGAGCGGAACCGCGTCTTTATCGAACTCCGAGAAAGCCACGAGCGTCGGCAGATTCTTTTCATCGAGAATCGTACCGATGGGGAGCGTTTGCGTCGCCACCACAACTTTTACTTTTTCAGCCTGCACTTGCGTTCCGTACATCTTGGAAGTTGCAAATGCCGCCGCCAGTCCAAACGCGATGGCCACAGCCATCAATGCCACATTCTTCGATTTCATGGATGCAGTCCTCAGTCAGGAGTTAATTCCTACCGCCCCAGTCCGCGCCCTCGCATCTATGACTGGTGGTTACTGCCATCCATGGCCGACTGCCTTTTTCGCAGGCAGTTTGCGAGTGTAATCTTTACACCCGCGATAACTTCAATGATTCTCTCAACAACCTAGCATATTTTTCCTGCGGAGGCTTAAGCTCGCAGGAATCTTCTTTCTTTTCCTGTAATACTTGTCTTTCTGCCTGCTACGATTTTTTCGTCCGTCTTAGTACCCAGACTTCACTCTTTTCCTGATTTACGGATCATACCTGCGGAAAGGATTTGCCTAGTCCGGCAAGATGGGCGAACCGGGTATTATCCAACCGTCCAGGTAGGCATCGCGTTGGTCATGTAGAGATAGGTCAGATAGCCGAGGAAGCCGACGCACAGGGGCACGCCGTAAGGAAGGCGAACCCAACTGGATCGACGCTCGTTAGCACGTTCGGCCGCTTTCGAGGGGCCATGGGTCACGAGCACCTTGAGATCAGTGCCGATTTCTTTGAAGTTAGATAGGTTTTTGTGAATGTTGCGGCGGAGTGCCATCATCACCAGCGCGAAGACTCCACCGACGATTGCACCCGCTGCGAAAGCATAGAACACCATGGGAATCGCTTCCTGGTAGCCGTAGAAGGCACCGATCCAGGAGCCGAAGCCCATTTGCATCTTCACATCGCCCTGCCCCATCCCTCCGATAGCCAGCATGGGGAACAGACAGATAAAGCCGATGCCCGTTCCGATGAGAGCCGAGCCAAAGCCACCGCGACCTGCATCGAAACTCATGTTCAGATCGTGCAGCCCGCCTAAGACCCAGCCGCTAACGACCAGGGAAAGAGTCAGCCAGTTTGGTACTTTGAAGGCCCAGCCGTCGATGATCGCGGCCAGAATCATGCCGAGGCAGACAACGATGATTGGTCCATGGTTCATCAGGGAGCTGTTCGGCGAGGCGACACTGGCCCATACCGTGTGTCCGATCCAGGCGCAGAAGACCAGGATGGCGGCTATGAATGGAACCTGAGCCATTTGCAGTACAAAGGCTCGGTCGATGGTACCATCGTCTACCGATTTTTGAGCGACGGGAAGAGAAGTCACGTTAGTTGCAGTCATCATTCGAGGAAATCCTCACTCTGGGGTAATTTACTTCCAGTAAGAAGATCTCCATTCCGCCGGGTTGCACTTTTTGGCGACGATGCGAATCGCACCGGCACCTCAAATTACTCACCCAATCGAGCGGCTTCTTCTGGAAGTCACGTCAAATAACTTGTTGCGCTCTACGAATCTCCTGGGATTCGCCTGCACTTTCCAGAATGAAGCCCGCTCGTCAGGTAGTGGTGGCACCACTGACTGCCGCATTCAAGCTCGCATTCGCGAAAGTGCTGTTCGCATTCTTTCCAAGCGTCGTAATTGCAGCGATGCAGACCACTACGATCAGTGCCAGCATCACGGCGTATTCGACCGCGGTCGGACCGTCTTCTTTCTTGAGAAAACGGACCAG
The genomic region above belongs to Telmatocola sphagniphila and contains:
- a CDS encoding type II secretion system F family protein, with product MDPTVISMLAFLGVSGLVGIAAFVLRDSGNNRNVERLDQLVGRGGPAAASSSQSDMLLKQALDSVNTKSLLQRLIPKSFDVGLYFEQADVKMEPSKLFGVALCLAGAGFFLIGGVVNFYVAPVGALVFGVMPLIWVWFKRASRLKKFANQMPDAMELMARALRAGHSLNSGMHVVAEELPPPISKEFARVYDEQNMGISVEEALDNMSRRIPNLDVRFFVTSVAIQRQTGGDLGEILDRIGYIIRERIKIMGLIKGLTAEGRLSGIVLIALPIGLFLMLLQMKPDYVEQLWKDPMGVQMSIGAIILMLIGAYSIKKIVDIKV
- a CDS encoding AAA family ATPase, with translation MHRIAIVDPTEASRESLRTMLLGVDFVWLEAECARYEYFFDVIQNSLPELVIVALDGDRQKALNMISQVASMYPKLPILTISDDSGTLLQSLQRGARYFISPPINLEDLLSTLRRALSEVSSAPVGQQDSSAAPSTVRTNSSKIVTVLGSRGGVGCTTIAVNLAATLAADPANNVALIDLDLALGDADIAIELPGNENISLADLARNIERLDMNYLRRALVKHESSGLSVLRHPLELTDVSIIHEGHIERILNLLKISYNYLIIDLTKSLLPTDLMALRMSDKILLVTQLELSALRNVVRLNHALNQEPELGEKVEIVVNRSGSDHLEDGITLKKAEEVIGKKIYWQVPNDSKTVMQSRTHGEPLIKMAPKCRAQQSIQGLAQAIMGRSINVADNAKKKGWFS
- a CDS encoding CpaF family protein; translated protein: MSRLQQGLSKLNSLSHQGGRTLSSTIQSSGGGGNKNFDELKRQIHSKLVERLDFTRVKDLNSENLRRDIRRVIEHLCDTENPLLNRMEREKLIEEILDETLGFGPLEPLLKDPTISDILVNGPKNIYIERRGKLEKSDVIFRDNDHLLQIIDRIVSKIGRRVDETSPLVDARLPDGSRVNAVIPPIALDGASLSIRRFGSNPLKLEDLLNYKAFSPEMAMLMEACIKSRLNVVISGGTGCGKTTLLNTLSSFIPSDERLVTIEDAAELQLQQDHVVRLETRPPNIEGKGAVTTRDLVRNALRMRPERIIIGECRGGETLDMLQAMNTGHSGSMTTLHANTVRDAMARLETMIMMAGFELPIKAMRQQIASAVDLVIQANRLQGGPRKVTSITEVLSMEQDVIVMQEVFRYKQVGVDQNGRAYGQFEATGVRPSFVSRLEAKGVKLPSNMFSERVLLRD
- the cpaB gene encoding Flp pilus assembly protein CpaB, which codes for MKSKNVALMAVAIAFGLAAAFATSKMYGTQVQAEKVKVVVATQTLPIGTILDEKNLPTLVAFSEFDKDAVPLDAITDPNALKGKKISATKPAKSWFTALDISNAPDVVLPPGHKRFAIKISVDKAVSGFVKPGDHVDVLGMVVDLKDSRIRRPVRLMRNALVLSIDDKDRKEANPAIQQLNTCTIAVKDEDAQLLKLFEDSGMSLLLRDDKQPYDDTLKTGYDIVLKDMPGMDREKKEEAPPAPAVNFVKAWFVKKTLKQNEKITEANLSELVEEKEVALKNGEFPGKLSINASDLKNKYLTTDLLAGQMLVEESLSDTEVKKAPVTVLKDPEPAKKKKTITMTIQEGGNSVDVIYEETETGGWRRLDGGVAGDAGNSSKTEEKKEQKDAKPAQPGDGSTKERVTLK
- a CDS encoding type II secretion system F family protein — protein: MLLAALTMNELLPMIAFLLCMGIAWFLMSSFSKSTNQAEERLARLGRPKSYHDLENPASGDKNDSENRFSSLKEKISKLGSAMQPQSELEKNNLKVTLANAGFRSDNAPKVYYGIRMASFLFFTGVACAYAFPTAGLSLEAMQWVIVGAGIGLYVPSIVLGQLKKGRQKEIFLSLPDALDLMVVCVESGLGLDAAMRKVTEEMGEHAKVIVEEFSLANMQLQMGRPRREVLHDLGVRTGVDDMRSLAAILIQADRFGSSIGHALRVQSDSMRIKRRQIAEEKAQKTAVQLIFPLVLFIFPAIFVVLCGPAAIQIQKGLLKGGG
- a CDS encoding ATP-binding protein, which encodes MIPETLKESGLTESFVNDMILKSIYIRGSMLGRDLAQFLCLPFKIIRDQLNFLKGEKCIEVQGGDLVGEVSYKYALTDLGRKRSSEVMQICGYVGPAPVPIEDYVEQTYRQAVTGIRCTPELLRPPFTHLVIKEDLFNAIGPAVVSGKSVFIYGPPGNGKTAIARAIGEFMNNSGGAIYIPYAFIADGHIVTCFDPSLHAVDETIDLRTDDGDATVRRLLTTGNIDPRWVRIRRPVIVTGGELTLDMLDLRFNSEANFYQAPIHFKANGGVFLIDDFGRQIVSPKELLNRWILPLEDRHDFLTVSNGKKFAVPFEQLIIFSTNLDPKDLVDDAFLRRIRHKVQVHAPTRDIYEKIFNNYCKKLGMTPTPEGVDYLYERYYTRGRSPRASDCRDLLEIVQSICRYRRHPVHLTRDLIVEAAASFIAEF
- a CDS encoding type II and III secretion system protein family protein translates to MHRFFSARRWSMMTLSLGLILGGGAAFSQEVIQPAQAPKTDRTGGVLVPVGTTVRLQMRVKQPITKVESDRPAVVQVIADSTDPTRVILLGRSIGTAKITLISGNTEETYEIIVQADIEALRTLIRSKFPTANIEITPFGQNRIVLTGNVAHSADIDPILQIANAAFAGIGAGAGGGSVINAMTVGGVSQVQLDVTIASVSRTKARNRGFSWVVQGSTFSTGSILGGLVNVSAVASNGTGVGVYTSPVNTIAGTSSTASNLPFGIVPANFQGMLQALKTENVAKFLAETKLVAQSGKQGSLLVGGQQPVIGPASGITGPGVDYRPVGTELVYTPIVYGNGKIFLELAPRVRSVNGPGGSALTTSFGTSPFLSENSITTSVVLEPGQTFAIGGLLQTSVTANNVKVPLLGDIPFFGALWSVAADEKDEQELVILVTPHLVDAMDCSQLPNRLPGQETRLPDDYEFFLEAMMELPRGQRNVFDGKRYRAAYKNDPTAATYPCGNNCGTGTAGCATGACVTPACTTCAPGTVAAKPIVSQTAPATNANTITVTAVPTSVGKATVGTSTMTIPAPVPANLPNVGGSGYEIDRSQPQIQDPSSVPLSAIPPGGRPALPPLPVPR